ACGCGAGAGGGCGGAAAAGGCAGAAAAGGCTGCCCTTGAAGCCAAGGCTAGACAACAGCAAGAGGAAGCTGAACGACAAGCTAAGCTAGCAGCCCAGGAAAGGGCTAAGCAAAGGGAGCTACAGTTGTTAGCTCTGCGGAGTGTAGCAGCCGAGCGAGCAGCTAAGCTAGCCGCTCGGGAAAACCAACTTGAGGTTAAACAGCAAGAAGACGTGTTTAGCAGCCAACCTGGCGATCAATGGCTGCTGGATCGGCACCTAGTTTATTGTGGTAATACCTCTAGCGATGCATTTGTCAACTGTATTCGGTCTAATGCAGCGCTAGCGATCGCTACCTCTTCAGCTGCTTGGGAGCATGACTACTTGATAGATGAGGCTCACGTTGTTGCTGTGCTGTGTTCAGAGGGTTTCATTCATCAATTCTGTAACCGTCACCGGATGCCCTTTAAATTTGAGTTACTAATTAACGGACTGTACGTTGCTATTTTCTCTCATCAATCAATACCAGAACCTCAAAAACCCATCAATATTGAGGGCGTAGAGGGCATAGTTGCGTACTTGGTAAGCTTGTATACGAATCCGGGTAATTTTGTGATTGCGCCCTTTGTGGGACACGGTGAAGTACTGATAACTTGTGAAAGAACGGGGCGGATTTGCTTTAGTGGCGATGAGAATCCTGAGTTGATCCGTCGGGCGATCAGGCGGTGGCAAAAATTGACTGGAAAACAAGCAGAAAAAATTGTCTAACTACCGTAAGTGTTTCTCTGGGCTCAGTAAAACATCTGAACTTTCTTGAAAATACCTGAACTTTTCTGTATCGACAAGTTTTAGTATTTACGGTCACAATGCCAGCATGATACCGCCTAAAGTAATACTTCATTTCTAATGAAGTTCTAATATTTAAATAGAAATGTTATAGAAACTACAATTTTTTCTATAACAGCTTCATAAAATTCTCATACAAGCCTATTACCATTTCCTAATTTTTTATGAGGTAAATAAGCTTTAAATCCAACAAGTAAACGAGAGCTGAGCTGAGTTGATTTTTTGGATAGATGTTTGTAAAGATCGTGTAAAGCTCTTTTAAAGCCCGATAAGTGTGTGTTATCTTCTTTGCTCAATGGGATTAAAAATTTCCTCAATCGCTGAATTATTTGGAAGTCATCTACTTGAGGAAAGTTTGAATCGACTGTAGCCTTGCGACAAATCAAATAAATTGGGTTTAGTAACTAAATGAAAGCTATTGTCGCCTGCGATACAAACCAAACTAAAACAGCAAAATTACTGGCAAATCTGCCAGGAACGCCGCTCAGAATGAAAGCTTTCAAGTCCAGCCATTTTAATCATAAGCAGGAGATTTGGTCGCAAGTTTATAGAGCTTTAACTGCTATCTACCAACCTCTAGGTTGCTTTCCAGTATCCGACTCTGAAATGACGAAATTCCAAACTTTAGCCAGAGGTTAAGACTTGCTATGGCGTTCATCAAAGTTGAGAATATTGTCATCAATACCAGTTACATTGCTGCTGTTAAGCTGGAAAGCCAAACTTGCTCT
This window of the Chroococcidiopsis sp. CCMEE 29 genome carries:
- a CDS encoding ParB N-terminal domain-containing protein, encoding MYITSLVDIDQIKVGPHRRPVKDEKVVELMESIKANGLLNPITLDQQLNLIAGLHRLTACQLLRLEEIECKIIQCEDAQQARLAEIDENLIRSELDALERAELWAEREQILEQMGLRARAGDNQYSYKGSELISPPPKTTLELAKEAGYTKRTFQQGKQIAKSIAPEVKKVIEGTAIAKSPTALLKVARTARKERERAEKAEKAALEAKARQQQEEAERQAKLAAQERAKQRELQLLALRSVAAERAAKLAARENQLEVKQQEDVFSSQPGDQWLLDRHLVYCGNTSSDAFVNCIRSNAALAIATSSAAWEHDYLIDEAHVVAVLCSEGFIHQFCNRHRMPFKFELLINGLYVAIFSHQSIPEPQKPINIEGVEGIVAYLVSLYTNPGNFVIAPFVGHGEVLITCERTGRICFSGDENPELIRRAIRRWQKLTGKQAEKIV